The proteins below are encoded in one region of Polypterus senegalus isolate Bchr_013 chromosome 2, ASM1683550v1, whole genome shotgun sequence:
- the LOC120524586 gene encoding olfactory receptor 8H1-like: MNAFNANINNSSLTGGFLLTASDVLGIKTYEVIIFSLIYVITLLGNGTVLLVVFFDKSLHTPKHFSICNLALVDIGLNTVFIPQVVSVLIFTVNFISFEGCFSQMFFIHFFGDMGSFSLAILAYDRLIAICFPLHYSTLNTNFRMILIIAGTWALVFCSDMYQVLEAAKLPYCSSRIIRGACCEHGLVYVLACIDTSFNTKLGTAKTLFALLCPLCFILSTYIIILVIVLKIASVEQRQKAFQTCLSHLIFVCVYYIPIMLVYILSNLRLKVSFDVLTSLLILSVSLPPMLNPIIYWFNTEELKEKLLNVLKRNKTFPG, from the coding sequence ATGAATGCTTTCAATGCCAACATTAATAATAGCTCATTAACAGGAGGATTTCTTCTCACAGCTTCTGATGTACTTGGAATAAAGACTTATGAAGTGATaatcttttctttaatttatgtaaTTACCCTATTAGGCAATGGTACAGTCTTATTAGTAGTTTTCTTTGACAAAAGTCTCCATACTCCTAAGCATTTTTCCATTTGTAACCTAGCTTTAGTGGACATTGGCTTAAACACTGTTTTTATCCCTCAAGTAGTTTCTGTCCTAATTTTTACAgtcaattttatttcatttgaggGCTGTTTCTCTCAGATGTTCTTTATACACTTTTTTGGTGACATGGGATCCTTTTCCCTTGCTATTTTGGCTTATGATCGCCTTATTGCCATATGTTTTCCACTTCACTATTCCACTTTAAATACAAATTTCCGGATGATTCTTATTATTGCAGGAACGTGGGCTCTGGTTTTCTGCTCAGATATGTATCAGGTATTGGAGGCTGCAAAACTGCCTTATTGTAGCTCACGGATTATCAGGGGTGCTTGCTGTGAACATGGTCTTGTATATGTGTTAGCATGCATAGATACTTCTTTTAACACAAAGCTTGGAACTGCTAAAACACTTTTTGCTTTACTTTGTccattgtgtttcattttaagtACATATATTATAATTTTGGTTATTGTGTTAAAAATTGCTTCTGTGGAGCAGCGACAAAAAGCCTTTCAAACATGTTTATCTCATCTgatttttgtatgtgtttattacaTTCCTATCATGTTAGTATATATTCTATCAAATTTGCGTTTAAAAGTATCTTTTGATGTGTTGACATCATTACTTATTCTGTCTGTTAGTTTACCACCCATGTTAAATCCAATAATTTACTGGTTCAACACTGAAGAattgaaagaaaaattattaaatgttcttaaaagaaataaaacatttccagGATGA